A segment of the Patescibacteria group bacterium genome:
GTCGTATCCCTCAACTTCAAAATCTTCAAACTTGAAATCATCAATATTCTTTATATCTTTGTTTATTTTCATTGTAGGGAATGGTTTTGGCTCCCTGCTCATTTGTTCTTTGATTTGATCCATGTGGTTGGAATACACATGAGCATCACCAAAAGAATGTACAAATTCTCCTGGGACTAGTCCTGTAACCTGGGCTACCATTTGGAGGAGTAGGGCATAGCTCGCTATATTAAAAGGAACTCCTAGAAAAATATCAGCACTTCTTTGGTAGAGACCAAGATTTAATTGATTTCCGTTGGTGACAGCAAATTGAAAAGTTGTATGACAGAATGGAGGCACTTCACTTTTGTTTCCCTCTGAGGCCATGGCGTAAATAAAGTCGGGGTTCCAGGCAGATACAACGTAGGATTTTCTGAATGGTTTGTCTTTGAGCCCTTGGATCACCCAGGCGAGTTGGTCAATTTCACGACCATCTGAAGCTGGCCATCTTCTCCACATGCGTCCGTAAATCGTAATAAGGTCGCCCCATTTTTTAACAAACTCAGAATCAGCAGATTCGTCTTTTATTTTTTGCATGAAATTTGCTTGTGTCATGTCTTTTGAGGCGTCATTCTCAAGCGCCCATTTGTGATATCTTTTCCAGGCCCATTCATCCCAAATTTTAACATTGTTATCTACTAAATATTTCATATTTGAGTCTCCTTGAAGAAACCAAAGTAATTCATGAATAATTCCTTTTAGAAATACTTTTTTGGTTGTGAGAAGAGGGAATCCCTTTGACATATCAAAACGAATTTGTCTTCCAAAGACGGAACGAATAGAAGGAGGCTCTTCACCTTTCTTTTTATATTCAGCTAAAACTTCAGGAGTAAAGAAGAGAGGTTTGTCAGAACCATTATTAAGAATATCTTGAAGTAGGTCTAGGTATTGTTTTTCGGGGTGAATCATTTTAGTTAAAAGATGAAAGATGAAAGTATAAAGATTGAGATATCTCTTTTAACTTTTAACTTTTATCTTGTTACTTATTTATATTTGTTTTTCTTGCCCGTCTGTTGAAACTCTTCCTCCTTGCCATTGTCCTTTATACTGGTTTCCTTCACCAAGGACTTCGTGAAAAGTTACATGAACTACACGAGCACCAAATGATACTTTGATATTTGATTGACCAAGATTGGCTAGTCCAAAAGTAAGTTCCCCAGAATATCCAGGCTGAATGATACCGTTAAATAATCCAAGTCCAGAGCGGAAGAGGGTGGTACGTGGAACAATAATTCCTGAAAGAGTTGTTGGTAGATTTACTTTTTCAATAGTTTTAATAAGATAGTATTTCCCAGGTTCAAAAA
Coding sequences within it:
- the thyA gene encoding thymidylate synthase, with translation MIHPEKQYLDLLQDILNNGSDKPLFFTPEVLAEYKKKGEEPPSIRSVFGRQIRFDMSKGFPLLTTKKVFLKGIIHELLWFLQGDSNMKYLVDNNVKIWDEWAWKRYHKWALENDASKDMTQANFMQKIKDESADSEFVKKWGDLITIYGRMWRRWPASDGREIDQLAWVIQGLKDKPFRKSYVVSAWNPDFIYAMASEGNKSEVPPFCHTTFQFAVTNGNQLNLGLYQRSADIFLGVPFNIASYALLLQMVAQVTGLVPGEFVHSFGDAHVYSNHMDQIKEQMSREPKPFPTMKINKDIKNIDDFKFEDFEVEGYDPHPRIKAEIANIGGY